The Rattus rattus isolate New Zealand chromosome 1, Rrattus_CSIRO_v1, whole genome shotgun sequence genome includes a region encoding these proteins:
- the LOC116913354 gene encoding cysteine and histidine-rich protein 1-like, producing MVSKPRNEWSTALSHLVLAGVSLHAAVSSVQSSRGAAAGFLLQTLAAVIMLAPELNTHEDCLAGAWVATVIGLPLLAFDFHWVNGDRSSANLLLGGGMVLAVAGDHLGPEGCSVAGQAVLLVVAVTILIVAVFTANTYGMWGGAMLGVAGLLSRLEEDRLLLLPKEDVCRWALAAGSWAYCRALHTQRLQWE from the exons ATGGTTTCCAAACCCAGGAATGAATGGAGCACTGCCCTGTCCCACCTGGTGTTGGCAGGGGTGTCTCTGCATGCAGCGGTGAGCTCTGTACAG TCCAGTCGAGGAGCAGCTGCTGGCTTCCTGCTGCAGACCTTAGCCGCCGTCATTATGTTGGCCCCAGAGCTGAACACACATGAAGACTGTCTTGCTGGAGCTTGGGTTGCCACAGTCATCGGtctgcctcttctggcctttgattTTCACTGGGTGAATGGGGACCGCTCTTCTGCCAACCTGCTTCTGGGAGGAGGCATGGTGCTGGCAGTGGCTGGTGACCACCTTGGCCCTGAAGGATGCTCTGTAGCTGGGCAGGCAGTACTGCTGGTGGTTGCAGTGACCATCCtcattgtagctgttttcacaGCCAACACTTATGGGATGTGGGGGGGTGCCATGCTGGGTGTGGCGGGCCTCTTGAGCCGGCTGGAAGAGGACAGGCTGCTACTGCTGCCAAAGGAGGATGTCTGTCGTTGGGCCCTGGCTGCAGGTAGTTGGGCCTATTGCCGGGCCTTGCACACACAGCGCCTGCAGTGGGAGTGA
- the Kifc2 gene encoding kinesin-like protein KIFC2 isoform X1, translating into MYAFYSLLIYIFYSLFRRDGGAAAVSDPGDPTQKSGGQPRGRRRPDQFTSELWTELNSLAGCSESEDGQKGAEGGAAEVSLEEALMRLAEFLSVQLEAEESCGTTPDLGKPGEVPPLLTVTSQLLALLAWTRSPRGRQALLQGTQPTCPVQPSTLDGSLSQEESSQPTPILDEVPRDETQEHQPPQLEEEQRVWQRLEQLILGQLEELRQQLEQQEEELSRLRLGVGVTDSEKRVQHLTLENEALKQSLSLTRDLLLHWGPGPLTRPPQEEAGALLELQGQLQEAQDTTEALRVQLGVQELQLQGLRGALQQLQQETEQNCRQELQQVHGQLAGLRARMASLRQGCGDLRGLVSTFTQSCQGSLSEAQGQVSWALGALSAGKAKTQLPEGHQAPTTGCSGRLLELKGNIRVLCRLRPAEGKPSSLVSMEPGQGGSITTCYRGRQHRFRLDWVFPQDASQEEVFRQLEPAVLSCLQGYSVCIFTYGQTGTGKTYSMEGPPEDPGIAPRALQLLFREMGTGGHHHVTLSMVEIYNEAVRDLLATGPPERLVVRQGPAGQGGIQVAGLTHWDVPNLETLHQMLSLGRSNRATAATVMNQHSSRSHALITLTLRAASPPRAHGITGTLHLVDLAGSERVWKAGVASPVQRDPNGARRLREAQAINRSLLALGGVMAALRARRPHVPFRDSQLTRLLQPALGEGTTAVLLLQISTRAEDLGETICSLKFAQRVGQVELGPARRRRTPRSGTPSSLSTDTPLTGTSCTPTPSPGSPPSPSPNSCSGLTLEPPGDLPP; encoded by the exons ATGTACGCCTTTTACTCTCTGCTCATCTACATCTTCTACAGTCTTTTCCGCAGGGATGGCGGTGCTGCGGCGGTCTCGGACCCCGGGGACCCCACCCAG AAAAGCGGCGGCCAACCTAGGGGTCGTCGCCGTCCGGATCAATTCACATCAGAACTGTGGACCGAGCTGAACAGCCTGGCCG GCTGCTCCGAATCTGAAGATGGCCAGAAAGGAGCGGAGGGTGGAGCAGCTGAGGTGTCGCTGGAAGAGGCACTCATGCGCCTTGCTGAGTTCCTCTCCGTCCAGTTGGAGGCAGAAGAGAGCTGCGGGACGACTCCTGACCTGGGCAAG CCTGGTGAAGTCCCCCCACTGTTGACAGTAACAAGTCAGCTCTTGGCCCTTCTGGCATGGACACGGAGCCCCCGGGGGAGGCAGGCCCTGCTCCAGGGGACTCAGCCAACCTGCCCAGTGCAGCCCTCCACTCTAGATG GCtctctgtctcaagaagaaagctCTCAGCCCACTCCCATCCTGGATGAGGTACCAAGGGATGAGACCCAGGAGCATCAGCCTCCCCAGTtggaagaggagcagagagtttGGCAGCGGCTGGAACAGCTCATTCTCGGACAG CTGGAAGAACTGAGACAGCAGCTggagcagcaggaagaagagcTGAGTAGACTTCGTCTGGGAGTG GGGGTGACAGACTCAGAGAAAAGAGTTCAGCACCTCACATTGGAGAATGAAGCACTGAAACAGAGCTTGAGCCTTACTCGCGACCTCCTGCTACACTGGGGGCCTGGACCgctcaccagacctccccag gaggaggcaggagcacTGTTGGAGCTGCAGGGCCAGCTTCAAGAGGCCCAGGACACCACAGAAGCTCTCCGGGTCCAG CTGGGGGTACAGGAGCTGCAGCTGCAGGGCCTTCGAGGGGCCCTCCAGCAGCTTCAGCAGGAGACAGAACAGAACTGCAGACAGGAGCTGCAGCAAGTTCACGGACAGCTGGCAG GACTTCGGGCACGGATGGCCAGCCTCCGTCAGGGCTGTGGGGACCTCCGAGGACTGGTCAGCACCTTTACCCAGAGCTGTCAGGGCTCTCTGAGTGAGGCTCAGGGCCAG GTTTCCTGGGCCCTTGGGGCTCTGTCAGCTGGAAAGGCTAAGACTCAGCTCCCAGAAGGGCACCAAGCACCCACAACTGGATGCTCAGGGCGGCTTTTGGAACTCAAGG GGAATATTCGTGTTCTGTGTCGGCTGAGACCAGCTGAAGGGAAACCTTCCAGCCTGGTGAGCATGGAGCCCGGACAAGGGGGAAGCATCACCACGTGCTACCGAGGACGCCAGCATCGTTTTCGCCTGGACTGGGTCTTTCCTCAAGATGCCAGCCAGGAGGAG GTCTTCAGGCAGCTGGAGCCAGCTGTGTTGTCCTGCCTCCAGGGGTACAGTGTCTGCATCTTCACCTATGGTCAGACTGGGACAGGGAAAACCTACAGCATGGAG GGCCCACCTGAGGATCCTGGCATAGCGCCTAGGGCACTGCAGTTGCTGTTCCGGGAGATGGGGACTGGAGGGCACCACCATGTGACCCTCAGCATGGTGGAGATCTACAACGAGGCAGTCAG GGACCTCCTAGCTACGGGGCCTCCAGAGCGCCTGGTAGTCAGGCAGGGACCTGCAGGGCAGGGGGGAATTCAAGTGGCCGGCCTCACACACTGGGACGTACCTAACCTGGAAACCCTGCACCAG ATGCTGAGTCTGGGGAGAAGCAACCGAGCTACAGCAGCCACGGTTATGAACCAGCACAGCTCACGCTCCCACGCCCTAATTACGCTGACTTTACGTGCAGCTTCTCCCCCTCGGGCCCACGGTATCACAG GCACACTGCACCTGGTGGATCTGGCAGGATCTGAACGGGTGTGGAAAGCAGGGGTGGCCAGCCCGGTACAGAGAGACCCGAATGGCGCCCGGCGTCTGCGTGAGGCCCAGGCAATCAACCGCTCCTTGCTGGCACTAGGAGGAGTGATGGCCGCGCTTCGAGCTCGGAGGCCTCATGTGCCCTTTCGTGACTCACAGCTTACGCGCCTTTTACAGCCGGCGCTTGGCGAGGGCACCACTGCAGTTTTACTGCTGCAG ATCTCCACAAGGGCGGAAGATCTCGGGGAGACCATCTGCTCACTGAAGTTCGCCCAGCGAGTGGGTCAAGTGGAACTGGGGCCTGCTCGGCGCCGTAGAACCCCACGCTCTGGGACCCCTTCTTCTCTCAGTACTGACACCCCTCTCACTGGAACTTCCTGCACCCCTACACCATCTCCTGGCAGCCCTCCCAGTCCCAGCCCCAACAGCTGTTCTGGCTTGACTCTTGAACCTCCAGGGGACCTGCCTCCTTAG
- the Kifc2 gene encoding kinesin-like protein KIFC2 isoform X3: MYAFYSLLIYIFYSLFRRDGGAAAVSDPGDPTQKSGGQPRGRRRPDQFTSELWTELNSLAGCSESEDGQKGAEGGAAEVSLEEALMRLAEFLSVQLEAEESCGTTPDLGKPGEVPPLLTVTSQLLALLAWTRSPRGRQALLQGTQPTCPVQPSTLDGSLSQEESSQPTPILDEVPRDETQEHQPPQLEEEQRVWQRLEQLILGQLEELRQQLEQQEEELSRLRLGVGVTDSEKRVQHLTLENEALKQSLSLTRDLLLHWGPGPLTRPPQEEAGALLELQGQLQEAQDTTEALRVQLGVQELQLQGLRGALQQLQQETEQNCRQELQQVHGQLAGLRARMASLRQGCGDLRGLVSTFTQSCQGSLSEAQGQVSWALGALSAGKAKTQLPEGHQAPTTGCSGRLLELKGNIRVLCRLRPAEGKPSSLVSMEPGQGGSITTCYRGRQHRFRLDWVFPQDASQEEVFRQLEPAVLSCLQGYSVCIFTYGQTGTGKTYSMEGPPEDPGIAPRALQLLFREMGTGGHHHVTLSMVEIYNEAVRDLLATGPPERLVVRQGPAGQGGIQVAGLTHWDVPNLETLHQISTRAEDLGETICSLKFAQRVGQVELGPARRRRTPRSGTPSSLSTDTPLTGTSCTPTPSPGSPPSPSPNSCSGLTLEPPGDLPP, translated from the exons ATGTACGCCTTTTACTCTCTGCTCATCTACATCTTCTACAGTCTTTTCCGCAGGGATGGCGGTGCTGCGGCGGTCTCGGACCCCGGGGACCCCACCCAG AAAAGCGGCGGCCAACCTAGGGGTCGTCGCCGTCCGGATCAATTCACATCAGAACTGTGGACCGAGCTGAACAGCCTGGCCG GCTGCTCCGAATCTGAAGATGGCCAGAAAGGAGCGGAGGGTGGAGCAGCTGAGGTGTCGCTGGAAGAGGCACTCATGCGCCTTGCTGAGTTCCTCTCCGTCCAGTTGGAGGCAGAAGAGAGCTGCGGGACGACTCCTGACCTGGGCAAG CCTGGTGAAGTCCCCCCACTGTTGACAGTAACAAGTCAGCTCTTGGCCCTTCTGGCATGGACACGGAGCCCCCGGGGGAGGCAGGCCCTGCTCCAGGGGACTCAGCCAACCTGCCCAGTGCAGCCCTCCACTCTAGATG GCtctctgtctcaagaagaaagctCTCAGCCCACTCCCATCCTGGATGAGGTACCAAGGGATGAGACCCAGGAGCATCAGCCTCCCCAGTtggaagaggagcagagagtttGGCAGCGGCTGGAACAGCTCATTCTCGGACAG CTGGAAGAACTGAGACAGCAGCTggagcagcaggaagaagagcTGAGTAGACTTCGTCTGGGAGTG GGGGTGACAGACTCAGAGAAAAGAGTTCAGCACCTCACATTGGAGAATGAAGCACTGAAACAGAGCTTGAGCCTTACTCGCGACCTCCTGCTACACTGGGGGCCTGGACCgctcaccagacctccccag gaggaggcaggagcacTGTTGGAGCTGCAGGGCCAGCTTCAAGAGGCCCAGGACACCACAGAAGCTCTCCGGGTCCAG CTGGGGGTACAGGAGCTGCAGCTGCAGGGCCTTCGAGGGGCCCTCCAGCAGCTTCAGCAGGAGACAGAACAGAACTGCAGACAGGAGCTGCAGCAAGTTCACGGACAGCTGGCAG GACTTCGGGCACGGATGGCCAGCCTCCGTCAGGGCTGTGGGGACCTCCGAGGACTGGTCAGCACCTTTACCCAGAGCTGTCAGGGCTCTCTGAGTGAGGCTCAGGGCCAG GTTTCCTGGGCCCTTGGGGCTCTGTCAGCTGGAAAGGCTAAGACTCAGCTCCCAGAAGGGCACCAAGCACCCACAACTGGATGCTCAGGGCGGCTTTTGGAACTCAAGG GGAATATTCGTGTTCTGTGTCGGCTGAGACCAGCTGAAGGGAAACCTTCCAGCCTGGTGAGCATGGAGCCCGGACAAGGGGGAAGCATCACCACGTGCTACCGAGGACGCCAGCATCGTTTTCGCCTGGACTGGGTCTTTCCTCAAGATGCCAGCCAGGAGGAG GTCTTCAGGCAGCTGGAGCCAGCTGTGTTGTCCTGCCTCCAGGGGTACAGTGTCTGCATCTTCACCTATGGTCAGACTGGGACAGGGAAAACCTACAGCATGGAG GGCCCACCTGAGGATCCTGGCATAGCGCCTAGGGCACTGCAGTTGCTGTTCCGGGAGATGGGGACTGGAGGGCACCACCATGTGACCCTCAGCATGGTGGAGATCTACAACGAGGCAGTCAG GGACCTCCTAGCTACGGGGCCTCCAGAGCGCCTGGTAGTCAGGCAGGGACCTGCAGGGCAGGGGGGAATTCAAGTGGCCGGCCTCACACACTGGGACGTACCTAACCTGGAAACCCTGCACCAG ATCTCCACAAGGGCGGAAGATCTCGGGGAGACCATCTGCTCACTGAAGTTCGCCCAGCGAGTGGGTCAAGTGGAACTGGGGCCTGCTCGGCGCCGTAGAACCCCACGCTCTGGGACCCCTTCTTCTCTCAGTACTGACACCCCTCTCACTGGAACTTCCTGCACCCCTACACCATCTCCTGGCAGCCCTCCCAGTCCCAGCCCCAACAGCTGTTCTGGCTTGACTCTTGAACCTCCAGGGGACCTGCCTCCTTAG
- the Kifc2 gene encoding kinesin-like protein KIFC2 isoform X2, translating into MRLAEFLSVQLEAEESCGTTPDLGKPGEVPPLLTVTSQLLALLAWTRSPRGRQALLQGTQPTCPVQPSTLDGSLSQEESSQPTPILDEVPRDETQEHQPPQLEEEQRVWQRLEQLILGQLEELRQQLEQQEEELSRLRLGVGVTDSEKRVQHLTLENEALKQSLSLTRDLLLHWGPGPLTRPPQEEAGALLELQGQLQEAQDTTEALRVQLGVQELQLQGLRGALQQLQQETEQNCRQELQQVHGQLAGLRARMASLRQGCGDLRGLVSTFTQSCQGSLSEAQGQVSWALGALSAGKAKTQLPEGHQAPTTGCSGRLLELKGNIRVLCRLRPAEGKPSSLVSMEPGQGGSITTCYRGRQHRFRLDWVFPQDASQEEVFRQLEPAVLSCLQGYSVCIFTYGQTGTGKTYSMEGPPEDPGIAPRALQLLFREMGTGGHHHVTLSMVEIYNEAVRDLLATGPPERLVVRQGPAGQGGIQVAGLTHWDVPNLETLHQMLSLGRSNRATAATVMNQHSSRSHALITLTLRAASPPRAHGITGTLHLVDLAGSERVWKAGVASPVQRDPNGARRLREAQAINRSLLALGGVMAALRARRPHVPFRDSQLTRLLQPALGEGTTAVLLLQISTRAEDLGETICSLKFAQRVGQVELGPARRRRTPRSGTPSSLSTDTPLTGTSCTPTPSPGSPPSPSPNSCSGLTLEPPGDLPP; encoded by the exons ATGCGCCTTGCTGAGTTCCTCTCCGTCCAGTTGGAGGCAGAAGAGAGCTGCGGGACGACTCCTGACCTGGGCAAG CCTGGTGAAGTCCCCCCACTGTTGACAGTAACAAGTCAGCTCTTGGCCCTTCTGGCATGGACACGGAGCCCCCGGGGGAGGCAGGCCCTGCTCCAGGGGACTCAGCCAACCTGCCCAGTGCAGCCCTCCACTCTAGATG GCtctctgtctcaagaagaaagctCTCAGCCCACTCCCATCCTGGATGAGGTACCAAGGGATGAGACCCAGGAGCATCAGCCTCCCCAGTtggaagaggagcagagagtttGGCAGCGGCTGGAACAGCTCATTCTCGGACAG CTGGAAGAACTGAGACAGCAGCTggagcagcaggaagaagagcTGAGTAGACTTCGTCTGGGAGTG GGGGTGACAGACTCAGAGAAAAGAGTTCAGCACCTCACATTGGAGAATGAAGCACTGAAACAGAGCTTGAGCCTTACTCGCGACCTCCTGCTACACTGGGGGCCTGGACCgctcaccagacctccccag gaggaggcaggagcacTGTTGGAGCTGCAGGGCCAGCTTCAAGAGGCCCAGGACACCACAGAAGCTCTCCGGGTCCAG CTGGGGGTACAGGAGCTGCAGCTGCAGGGCCTTCGAGGGGCCCTCCAGCAGCTTCAGCAGGAGACAGAACAGAACTGCAGACAGGAGCTGCAGCAAGTTCACGGACAGCTGGCAG GACTTCGGGCACGGATGGCCAGCCTCCGTCAGGGCTGTGGGGACCTCCGAGGACTGGTCAGCACCTTTACCCAGAGCTGTCAGGGCTCTCTGAGTGAGGCTCAGGGCCAG GTTTCCTGGGCCCTTGGGGCTCTGTCAGCTGGAAAGGCTAAGACTCAGCTCCCAGAAGGGCACCAAGCACCCACAACTGGATGCTCAGGGCGGCTTTTGGAACTCAAGG GGAATATTCGTGTTCTGTGTCGGCTGAGACCAGCTGAAGGGAAACCTTCCAGCCTGGTGAGCATGGAGCCCGGACAAGGGGGAAGCATCACCACGTGCTACCGAGGACGCCAGCATCGTTTTCGCCTGGACTGGGTCTTTCCTCAAGATGCCAGCCAGGAGGAG GTCTTCAGGCAGCTGGAGCCAGCTGTGTTGTCCTGCCTCCAGGGGTACAGTGTCTGCATCTTCACCTATGGTCAGACTGGGACAGGGAAAACCTACAGCATGGAG GGCCCACCTGAGGATCCTGGCATAGCGCCTAGGGCACTGCAGTTGCTGTTCCGGGAGATGGGGACTGGAGGGCACCACCATGTGACCCTCAGCATGGTGGAGATCTACAACGAGGCAGTCAG GGACCTCCTAGCTACGGGGCCTCCAGAGCGCCTGGTAGTCAGGCAGGGACCTGCAGGGCAGGGGGGAATTCAAGTGGCCGGCCTCACACACTGGGACGTACCTAACCTGGAAACCCTGCACCAG ATGCTGAGTCTGGGGAGAAGCAACCGAGCTACAGCAGCCACGGTTATGAACCAGCACAGCTCACGCTCCCACGCCCTAATTACGCTGACTTTACGTGCAGCTTCTCCCCCTCGGGCCCACGGTATCACAG GCACACTGCACCTGGTGGATCTGGCAGGATCTGAACGGGTGTGGAAAGCAGGGGTGGCCAGCCCGGTACAGAGAGACCCGAATGGCGCCCGGCGTCTGCGTGAGGCCCAGGCAATCAACCGCTCCTTGCTGGCACTAGGAGGAGTGATGGCCGCGCTTCGAGCTCGGAGGCCTCATGTGCCCTTTCGTGACTCACAGCTTACGCGCCTTTTACAGCCGGCGCTTGGCGAGGGCACCACTGCAGTTTTACTGCTGCAG ATCTCCACAAGGGCGGAAGATCTCGGGGAGACCATCTGCTCACTGAAGTTCGCCCAGCGAGTGGGTCAAGTGGAACTGGGGCCTGCTCGGCGCCGTAGAACCCCACGCTCTGGGACCCCTTCTTCTCTCAGTACTGACACCCCTCTCACTGGAACTTCCTGCACCCCTACACCATCTCCTGGCAGCCCTCCCAGTCCCAGCCCCAACAGCTGTTCTGGCTTGACTCTTGAACCTCCAGGGGACCTGCCTCCTTAG
- the Foxh1 gene encoding forkhead box protein H1, which translates to MFPSPTASFSHPSPFHQNDKERAWPPCPSMASGWDLASTYSPTTLSPQLVQALAQGYVPCMGPLDNSQLRLPEAESLSKTPKRRKKRYLRHDKPPYTYLAMIALVIQAAPFRRLKLAQIIRQVQAVFPFFRDDYEGWKDSIRHNLSSNRCFRKVPKDPAKPQAKGNFWAVDVSLIPAEALRLQNTALCRRWQNRGTHRAFAKDLSPYVLHGQPYRPPSPPPPSREDFSIKSLLGDPGKASTWPQHPRLAGQSTPAQASTLSKGEEGVGAGPSNVSDKPLWPLSSLPGPTRIEGETSQGEVIRPSPVSSDQGSWPLHLLQDSSDSMGMSRRGSRASLWGQLPTSYLPIYTPNVVMPLATLPPTSCPRCPSSASPAYWSVGTESQGSQDLLCDLDSLFQGVPPNKSIYDVWVSHPRDLAAPAPGWLLSWYSM; encoded by the exons atgttcccctcccccacagcctctttctctcacccctccccctttcatcAGAATGATAAAGAAAGAGCCTGGCCTCCCTGTCCCAGCATGGCCTCGGGCTGGGACCTGGCCTCAACTTACAGTCCGACTACCCTGAGCCCCCAGTTGGTCCAGGCTCTGGCCCAGGGCTACGTCCCTTGTATGGGGCCTCTCGACAACTCTCAGCTGAGGCTTCCAGAAGCAGAGTCTCTTTCGAAGACCcccaagaggaggaagaagagataccTACGGCATGACAAGCCCCCCTACACTTACTTGGCCATGATCGCCTTGGTAATTCAGGCCGCACCCTTCCGCAGACTGAAACTGGCTCAG ATTATCCGTCAGGTCCAGGCAGTGTTCCCCTTCTTCAGGGACGACTATGAGGGCTGGAAGGACTCCATCCGCCACAACCTTTCCTCTAACCGGTGCTTCCGTAAG GTGCCTAAGGACCCTGCAAAGCCCCAGGCCAAGGGCAACTTCTGGGCGGTGGACGTGAGCCTGATTCCTGCAGAGGCGCTGCGCCTTCAGAACACTGCCCTGTGCCGTCGATGGCAGAACCGGGGCACACACAGAGCGTTCGCCAAGGACCTGAGCCCCTATGTGCTCCACGGCCAGCCTTATCGGCCACCCAGTCCCCCACCACCATCTAGGGAGGATTTCAGCATCAAGTCCCTGCTAGGGGACCCTGGGAAAGCATCCACATGGCCCCAGCATCCTAGGCTAGCTGGACAGAGCACTCCAGCTCAGGCAAGCACCTTgtcaaagggggaagagggggtagGCGCTGGACCCTCTAACGTCTCTGATAAGCCTCTGTGGCCCCTCAGCTCCCTTCCCGGGCCCACAAGAATAGAGGGGGAGACTTCCCAAGGGGAAGTCATCAGGCCTTCTCCTGTTTCCTCAGACCAAGGCTCCTGGCCCCTCCACTTACTTCAGGATTCCTCAGATTCCATGGGAATGTCCAGGAGGGGGAGCAGAGCTTCCTTGTGGGGACAGCTACCCACCTCTTACTTGCCCATCTACACGCCCAATGTAGTAATGCCCTTGGCCACACTACCCCCTACCTCTTGTCCCCGGTGCCCATCttcagccagcccagcctactgGAGCGTGGGTACTGAATCCCAAGGGTCCCAGGACCTGCTCTGTGATCTGGACTCCCTCTTTCAGGGAGTACCACCCAACAAGAGCATCTATGATGTGTGGGTCAGCCACCCTAGGGACCTGGCAGCTCCTGCCCCAGGCTGGCTCCTTTCCTGGTATAGCATGTAA